The Neorhodopirellula lusitana DNA window GGGATTCGGTCGATCCAGACTGGTCCAGTCAAGTGCGGCTACTATTTGGAAACGAGTTTTGACATGCAGGTGAATGTTTCGGCACGCCACGGTTCATTGCAGCCCGGCGACCAAGAGTTGATCGAAGAGAAAACGATCAAGCTGCGTCGGTTGTATGATCGGATTAATGCGATTGAAGTCACCATCGATTTGAAACAGCTCGATAAACCATCGGTCGAAATTCAGGTTTCCGCCGAGCACGCCGATGACATGGTCGCTCACGCTGAAGCAACTACCGTGATTGCGGCTTTGGACATTGCGATTCCAAAGGTCGAGCAACAGCTGCGAAAACTAAAGGCCCGTAAGACGGATCACCGCACGGCCGCTCACAAACACATTGAAACCATTGATGTCGCCGATGACGAATAAGCTCGGCGGCTTATCCAACACTTTTCACTTCTAAACCAGACAAATCTACCCATGAAGTTCTCCGATTTTGTCAAAACCGGTGCGATCCGCGCCGACTTGAAGGCCACCACCAAGGAAGCCGTCATTGAAGAATTGGTCCAGTCTCTTCTGGACTCCGGCGAAATCGCCGCTGATCAACGCGATGACATTGTCGCTGCGATCATGAAACGCGAAGAGCTCGGCAGCACCGGGATTGGCCGCGGTGTCGCTGTCCCTCACACCAAGCATCCTAGTGTTAACGAATTGGTAGGCACCGTTGGTGTCAGCGAGCAAGGCGTTGACTTTGATTCGCTTGATGGCGAGCGAGTTCAGTTGTTCTTCTTGTTGATCAGCCCACCAGAACGCCCTGGCGACCACCTGCGTGCTCTTGAAAATATCTCACGCCAGCTTCGTGATGAATCGTTCTGCCGTTTCTTGAAGCAGAGCAAGTCTGCTGACGATATTCAGCAGCTCCTTCAGGAAGCTGACGACAACCAATTCGCCGCTGGCTAATGGTGAACCTATGAGTTCTTCTTCTTCGGAACGTCCGTCAGAGCTTGAGCAGATTGTTCGGGTGATCAACCCGCAGGGGCTGCATGCCCGGCCGGCTGATTTACTGGTGCGCTGCGCGGACGGGTTCGAGTCAGAGATTCATTTGCAGAAAGGTTCCGAACGGGTCGATTGCCGCAGTATCTTGTCATTGTTGACGCTGGGCGCGACTGCCGGGACTGAACTCACGTTGACGGCTCGAGGTGCTGACGCGAGTGTCGCACTGGCGGCTGTTATCGAGCTATTTGAAAAAGGCTTTCATGAGCTTGATCAGGCTTCCGAATCGTCTGTCGTAACCGACGGGCGATGACTCATTCAAAAGAGGCAGGCTTGTTGGGTGGTCGGTAGCGATCGTCGTTCGAGGTCTGTTCTCACCAATAATCATTCAATCATTTAAAAGAGAATCAACGGTGTTGTTTTTCTTCGTTCCGAATCAGCTCGATGCGTAAGGAGCTATTGCGCTATCGGGTGACTGCACTTACTTCCAAATGGACGCTTTATCGGCACCGTCAGCAGGGGCATCTCCAGGATGGTGGTCTGTTGGTTTGTGTCGTTAACCAGTTAGAACTCCGAAGCGCAGGCTGCTAGTAGGAATCGAATAGAGACACGCATCGATCACGATGCTGGAATTACAAGGCATTCCCGTTTCACCAGGCGTCGCGATCGCGTCGGCTTTGGTGCTCGACGCGGACGGATACCGAATCCCTCGTTGCATCGTCCCGGCATCGGATGTCGAGGATGAGTTCGCGCGTCTGCACGTTGCTGTGGATTTAGTGAGCGAGCAACTGGAGCAGAGTCGTTTGGAGACGACCGCGCAGGCGGGGCGTCAGACGGGCGATATTTTTGCCGCGCAGTTGCAGATGCTGCATGATCCGCGTTTGCATTCCGAGCTTGAAAAGCGGATCGGTGATGATCGGCAATCCGCTGCGTTTGCCGTTAGCGGTGTGCTCCACAATTACGCTTCGGCGCTGCGTAAACTCGAGAGCCCGTTGCTGGCTGATCGCGCTCAGGATGTTTTGGACATCGAGCGTCAATTGCTGACGCAACTTGGGGCTGTGACTCGGCAACCGCTGTCGGATTTATCCGAGCCGGTCATCGTGCTGTCTCGGATGTTAACGCCTAGCGAAACAGCGAGTCTTGATCGTCGTTTTGTCAAAGGTTTCTGTACGGAAATCGGCGGCGCTGGTGGGCATACGGCGATTGTAGCGAAGGGTCTTGAGATCCCAGCTGTGGTGGGAATCGGTGAGTTCTTGCCCAGTATTGCCGGGGCGGATTGTGTGATCGTCGATGGCGATCGCGGCCGATTGATCATTGATCCCGACGAAGAGACGTTGGAGCATTATCGGCAGCGAATGGAGTATCGGCGTTCGCTTGCCGAGAAGCTTGCCAAGCAGAGTCAGTTGCCGGCCCAGACACTTGATGGAACTCGGATCCAGCTTTGTGCCAATATTGAGTTCCCGCATGAAACGGTGGCGTGCCTAGAAAGAGGCGCCGACGGAATCGGTTTGTACCGGACGGAGTTTCTGTATCTGGCCGCAAGTGATGAGCCCAGTGAAGAGGACCACTACCAGGCGTACGCCGAAGTGGTGAAGCGGATGGAGGGTCGCCCGGTTGTCGTGCGGACGCTCGACTTGGGGGCCGACAAGATGGGCCGTGGCAAGTTGGCTCATCAGGAGAACAATCCATTCTTGGGTTTGCGGAGTATTCGGCTGTCGCTGCGTAATTTAGATTTGTTCCGGCCGCAATTGCGAGCTGTTTTGCGGGCCGCTGCCCTGGGCGACGTGCGGGTGATGTTCCCGCTGGTGACGACGATCGGCGAGTTGCGGCAGGCGCGGATGTTGTTGAAGGTCGTCGCTGAGGACTTGGCTGACGCAGGGGTGCCTTACCGGAGTGACTTGCCGGTTGGGATGATGGTGGAGGTTCCAGCGGCCGTCGTGATGTTGGATCACTTCGCCAAGGAAGTGGATTTTTTCAGTATCGGTACCAATGACTTGGCCCAGTACACCTTGGCGGTGGATCGGTCCAATGAGTACGTGGCCGATTTGTATCAGTCCAGCGATCCTGCTGTTTTAAGGTTGATTCAGTCCAGTATCGATGTCGCTGGTGCGCACAACATTCCGATCAGCGTGTGCGGTGAGATGAGCAGCAATCCCGCACGGGCGTTGTTGTTGATTGGGATGGGCGTTCGTAGTTTGAGCGTGCCTCCATCGGCCCTGCCACGCGTGAAGAAGGCCATTCGAAACGTTTCAATCGAGCAGTGCGAAGCGATCGCTAAGCGGGTTTCGAGGCTTGAGTCGGCGCGGGACGTTGATTTGTATTTGCTTGACCGGCTTTCGGAACTGGCTCCTGAGTTGGTGATGCAATGAGCGCGAGTTCTTCTGAATCCGAATCGTTGGTCACGCCCGGTAAGGTGTCTGAATCGTCGCAGGCTCCGGCGTCCGCCGAGGGTTCCGTTTCATCCCAGCGGCAGGCGTCAGCTGAGGCCCGGGTTGAGGCTCCGCGGCCGCAGAAACCACGTCGCACTCGCAAGTCTCGGGTTTCGCCGAACTTGCATCCCGAAGGCAGTCTGCGGGTTCGCTATCGGATCCGGTTTTCCAAAACGGACTTGTTGCGTTGGATTAGCCACCGTGACTTGGCGAGTTTGTGGGAGCGGATTGGGCGTCGGGTCGGGTTGCCTTTTTCAATGACCGAAGGCTTTCATCCGAAGCCGCGGCTGATGTTTCCGTCGGCATTGCCGCTTGGCGTTGAGAGTCTTGATGAGGTTGTTGACCTAGAGCTCGACCGGGAATGGGATGAAAGCGAGTTGCTGGGCAAGTTGCGCGAAGACCAGCAGCCAGGCTTGGCAATCCATCACGCCACGCGAGTCGATCTTACTGAAGGAAAGGCTCGGTTGGCTGGCCGTCAGTACCGTGTCACGTTGCCGGACGACTTCAATGGCGCCGAACGCAGCCAGGTTGAGTTGGCGATCGAGCAGCTTAAGGGAAGTGGCACCATCACGATCGATCGTAAGGGGAAGGATGTTGTCACGCATGTGCCGACGCAAATCCCTTCGCTTGAACTGCAAGCTGATTGCTTGGTAGCGAGGCTCGTCAATGGCGAAGCTGCCTCGTTGAAAATACACGACATTCTTGACTTACTCAGTATTAGTGACTGGCCCGACCGGGGCACCACTTTGATTCGAACACACACGTTCTTGCGGGGCGAAGAGATGCCCAGCTCGGACTCAACAAAACACTCGTAACTTCGGCGTCCATGCGGTCACCCTTGGAGGCACCGCATTCAGCCGATTTCAACACCAAAGAAGGTGAATTTATTATGAAACGTGAAATGCTAATTAACGTTCTTCAGCCTGAGGAAAGCCGCATTGCGGTGGTTGAGGATCGCGTTTTGGAAGAGCTGTACGTTGAACGCAAAAGCGTTGAGGCGTATGCGGGGAACATCTACCGCGGGAAAATCGTTAACCTCGAGCCCAGTATTCAAGCGGCGTTTGTTGACTTTGGTGTGGGGCGTAACGGGTTCTTGCACATCAGCGATGTGGAGCCGCAGTACTTCCGCCAGGGCGGCTATGATCCCGAAGAGATCATGCGAGAGAGTGACGAAATGGCGGCGGCTTCGGCGGCCCGGAATCGTGAATCTGGTCGTGGAAGTGGGCGTGTGTTT harbors:
- a CDS encoding PTS sugar transporter subunit IIA, whose protein sequence is MKFSDFVKTGAIRADLKATTKEAVIEELVQSLLDSGEIAADQRDDIVAAIMKREELGSTGIGRGVAVPHTKHPSVNELVGTVGVSEQGVDFDSLDGERVQLFFLLISPPERPGDHLRALENISRQLRDESFCRFLKQSKSADDIQQLLQEADDNQFAAG
- the ptsP gene encoding phosphoenolpyruvate--protein phosphotransferase; translation: MLELQGIPVSPGVAIASALVLDADGYRIPRCIVPASDVEDEFARLHVAVDLVSEQLEQSRLETTAQAGRQTGDIFAAQLQMLHDPRLHSELEKRIGDDRQSAAFAVSGVLHNYASALRKLESPLLADRAQDVLDIERQLLTQLGAVTRQPLSDLSEPVIVLSRMLTPSETASLDRRFVKGFCTEIGGAGGHTAIVAKGLEIPAVVGIGEFLPSIAGADCVIVDGDRGRLIIDPDEETLEHYRQRMEYRRSLAEKLAKQSQLPAQTLDGTRIQLCANIEFPHETVACLERGADGIGLYRTEFLYLAASDEPSEEDHYQAYAEVVKRMEGRPVVVRTLDLGADKMGRGKLAHQENNPFLGLRSIRLSLRNLDLFRPQLRAVLRAAALGDVRVMFPLVTTIGELRQARMLLKVVAEDLADAGVPYRSDLPVGMMVEVPAAVVMLDHFAKEVDFFSIGTNDLAQYTLAVDRSNEYVADLYQSSDPAVLRLIQSSIDVAGAHNIPISVCGEMSSNPARALLLIGMGVRSLSVPPSALPRVKKAIRNVSIEQCEAIAKRVSRLESARDVDLYLLDRLSELAPELVMQ
- a CDS encoding HPr family phosphocarrier protein; amino-acid sequence: MSSSSSERPSELEQIVRVINPQGLHARPADLLVRCADGFESEIHLQKGSERVDCRSILSLLTLGATAGTELTLTARGADASVALAAVIELFEKGFHELDQASESSVVTDGR
- the hpf gene encoding ribosome hibernation-promoting factor, HPF/YfiA family — its product is MQVNVSARHGSLQPGDQELIEEKTIKLRRLYDRINAIEVTIDLKQLDKPSVEIQVSAEHADDMVAHAEATTVIAALDIAIPKVEQQLRKLKARKTDHRTAAHKHIETIDVADDE
- a CDS encoding TIGR03936 family radical SAM-associated protein, whose amino-acid sequence is MSASSSESESLVTPGKVSESSQAPASAEGSVSSQRQASAEARVEAPRPQKPRRTRKSRVSPNLHPEGSLRVRYRIRFSKTDLLRWISHRDLASLWERIGRRVGLPFSMTEGFHPKPRLMFPSALPLGVESLDEVVDLELDREWDESELLGKLREDQQPGLAIHHATRVDLTEGKARLAGRQYRVTLPDDFNGAERSQVELAIEQLKGSGTITIDRKGKDVVTHVPTQIPSLELQADCLVARLVNGEAASLKIHDILDLLSISDWPDRGTTLIRTHTFLRGEEMPSSDSTKHS